In Paenibacillus sp. FSL M7-0420, a single genomic region encodes these proteins:
- a CDS encoding DivIVA domain-containing protein, with protein sequence MDEHMKRRLDKQRKLFSQLGITLDALTIHEKEFSMKLRGYDAEEVDTFLDSVIKDYERFYATIADLMDKWQEQQIEMKELKAEVKTAATPAPVPIIKGIDPQDLEDIIIKLEANVRQLKDRLPMPRTEGYL encoded by the coding sequence ATGGACGAACATATGAAACGGCGGCTGGATAAGCAGAGAAAGCTGTTCAGCCAGCTCGGTATTACCCTTGATGCACTTACCATTCATGAGAAGGAATTCAGTATGAAGCTTCGCGGCTATGATGCCGAAGAGGTGGATACATTCCTGGACAGCGTCATTAAGGATTATGAACGGTTCTATGCTACCATAGCGGATCTAATGGATAAGTGGCAGGAGCAGCAGATTGAGATGAAAGAGCTGAAGGCAGAGGTGAAGACCGCAGCCACTCCGGCCCCGGTTCCGATTATTAAGGGAATTGATCCGCAGGATCTGGAGGATATCATCATCAAGCTGGAAGCCAATGTGCGTCAGCTCAAGGACAGATTGCCTATGCCCCGCACGGAGGGGTATTTGTAA